From Natronincola ferrireducens, the proteins below share one genomic window:
- a CDS encoding nicotinate phosphoribosyltransferase → MRNLALLTDFYQLTMMNGYLKHNLHNNIMVFDLFFRRNPGGSSYTIITGIEQAIDYIENLQFTEEDLNYLRGLDFEEEFLNALKNFKFSGTIYSVPEGSVMFPGEPVLRVKAPAFEAQLIETALLNIINFQSLIATKASRICEVTEGEPVFEFGLRRAQGPDAGIYGARAAVIGGCSSTSNVLAGRRFDIPVVGTQAHSWIQAFDTELDAFRAYANSYPDTCLLLVDTYDTLKSGVPNAITVFNELREKGYEAKGIRIDSGDIAYLSKEARKMLDAAGFPHVSIIASSDLDEETIHSLKMQKSAVNGWGVGTNLITSSNCPALGGVYKLSAIEKDDQLIPKIKISENPDKITNPGYKKVVRIYDGDNGKAQADLVMLEEETIDTNSPLTIFHPIYTWKTKTFTNYRIREMLIPLYVDGELVYPRKTVTEIKKYAAEELNSLWPEYKRLDRPQLYKVDLSKKLWDLKHSMVNTYKESQKRGSL, encoded by the coding sequence ATGAGAAACCTTGCTTTGTTAACAGATTTCTATCAGTTAACCATGATGAATGGTTATTTAAAGCATAACCTTCATAACAATATCATGGTTTTTGACTTGTTTTTTAGAAGAAATCCAGGGGGTAGCAGCTATACGATTATTACTGGCATAGAACAGGCAATCGATTATATCGAAAATCTTCAATTTACAGAAGAGGACTTAAATTATTTAAGGGGTCTAGACTTTGAAGAAGAGTTTTTAAATGCTTTGAAGAACTTTAAGTTTTCTGGAACTATTTATTCCGTCCCAGAGGGTTCTGTTATGTTCCCTGGCGAACCGGTTTTAAGGGTGAAGGCACCTGCCTTTGAAGCTCAGTTAATAGAAACGGCTCTTTTAAATATCATTAACTTTCAATCCCTTATTGCCACCAAGGCCTCTAGAATTTGCGAAGTAACCGAGGGTGAACCTGTTTTTGAATTTGGTTTAAGGAGGGCACAGGGTCCCGATGCTGGGATTTATGGGGCTCGAGCTGCTGTCATTGGTGGTTGTTCCTCCACCTCAAATGTTCTAGCAGGAAGAAGATTTGATATTCCAGTAGTAGGTACTCAAGCCCATAGCTGGATTCAAGCCTTTGATACAGAATTAGATGCCTTTAGGGCCTATGCCAATAGTTATCCTGATACATGCCTTCTCTTGGTGGATACCTATGATACCTTAAAAAGTGGTGTGCCTAATGCTATTACTGTATTTAATGAATTAAGAGAAAAGGGTTATGAGGCTAAGGGAATTCGTATTGACTCCGGAGACATTGCTTATCTTTCTAAGGAGGCCCGTAAAATGTTGGATGCTGCTGGGTTTCCCCATGTAAGTATTATTGCCTCCAGTGATTTAGATGAGGAAACTATTCATAGCTTGAAAATGCAAAAGTCTGCTGTTAATGGCTGGGGAGTGGGAACCAATCTTATTACCTCCAGTAATTGCCCTGCTTTGGGTGGAGTTTATAAGCTGTCGGCCATAGAAAAGGATGATCAGTTGATTCCTAAAATTAAAATATCAGAAAATCCCGATAAAATTACAAATCCGGGATATAAAAAGGTTGTAAGGATTTATGATGGTGATAACGGCAAGGCTCAAGCAGACTTGGTGATGCTGGAGGAGGAGACCATTGATACCAACAGCCCTTTGACGATTTTTCATCCTATCTATACATGGAAGACCAAGACCTTTACCAATTATCGTATTCGAGAAATGCTAATACCTCTTTATGTAGATGGAGAGCTGGTGTATCCTCGAAAAACCGTTACAGAAATAAAAAAGTATGCTGCTGAGGAACTAAATAGCCTTTGGCCAGAGTATAAACGCTTAGATCGTCCCCAGCTTTATAAGGTGGATCTTTCTAAGAAGCTATGGGATTTAAAGCATTCTATGGTAAACACCTATAAAGAAAGTCAAAAAAGAGGATCTCTGTAG
- a CDS encoding nucleoside recognition domain-containing protein, which translates to MGLIWFGMMILGMLVAVITGKTAIINEVILQDAQEAVVFAIGLTGIMAVWLGLMNIAKKSGLINSFALLMRPVTRILFPSIPPNHPAISSIMMNMVANMFGAGNSATALGIKAMEELQTLNRNRRTATNAMCMLLVINMSSIQLIPLAVLKLRADAGSQVPTEIIASAMMATGISTMVGIIVCKVLEGREG; encoded by the coding sequence ATGGGGTTAATATGGTTTGGGATGATGATTTTAGGTATGCTGGTGGCAGTGATAACGGGAAAAACAGCAATTATCAATGAAGTAATTTTACAGGATGCCCAAGAGGCAGTGGTCTTTGCCATTGGTCTTACAGGAATTATGGCGGTGTGGCTAGGACTAATGAACATTGCAAAAAAATCAGGACTTATCAACAGCTTTGCCCTCCTTATGAGACCTGTTACCAGAATATTGTTTCCCTCTATACCTCCTAATCACCCCGCCATTAGCAGTATCATGATGAACATGGTAGCCAATATGTTTGGGGCAGGGAATTCCGCCACTGCCTTAGGTATTAAAGCAATGGAGGAACTCCAGACCCTAAATAGAAATAGAAGGACCGCTACCAATGCCATGTGTATGTTGTTGGTCATAAATATGTCTTCTATACAACTAATCCCTCTAGCAGTATTGAAATTAAGGGCTGATGCAGGATCTCAAGTGCCTACAGAGATTATTGCCTCCGCCATGATGGCCACTGGTATATCTACGATGGTAGGTATAATTGTCTGTAAAGTATTGGAGGGGAGAGAAGGATGA
- a CDS encoding spore maturation protein, whose translation MIKILTFLSVATIPMMITIILVHGLIKKVNVYDAFVEGAGEGFKTAVKIMPYLIAIFLAIGLMRKSGAMDFIIQAMTVPMTYIGIPPEVLPLVVMRPISGSGSLAVLQDILTYYGPDTFVGRVASTMMGSAETIFYTMAVYFGAVGIKHSRHTVPAALISHFAAVIASVFICNRLF comes from the coding sequence ATGATTAAAATATTAACATTTTTATCTGTAGCCACCATCCCTATGATGATTACCATTATATTAGTCCATGGTCTCATAAAAAAAGTAAATGTATATGATGCTTTTGTGGAGGGGGCTGGTGAGGGCTTTAAAACCGCTGTAAAAATTATGCCCTATTTGATTGCTATTTTTCTGGCCATTGGTTTGATGAGGAAATCTGGAGCTATGGATTTCATTATTCAAGCTATGACAGTTCCTATGACCTATATAGGGATTCCACCAGAGGTGTTGCCCCTAGTAGTCATGCGTCCTATATCTGGAAGCGGATCTCTTGCTGTTTTACAGGATATTCTTACCTACTATGGACCAGATACCTTTGTGGGGAGGGTGGCCTCCACCATGATGGGTTCAGCAGAAACCATTTTTTATACAATGGCTGTCTACTTTGGGGCTGTAGGGATAAAACATTCCCGACACACTGTTCCAGCCGCTCTTATATCCCATTTTGCTGCTGTCATTGCTTCGGTGTTTATATGTAACAGACTCTTTTAA
- the metG gene encoding methionine--tRNA ligase: MSKGTYYLTTPIYYPSAKLHIGHTYTTVAADALARFKRFTGYDVQFLTGTDEHGEKIQKAAEGKGMSPKAYVDEIVDDIKKIWKSMDISYDTFIRTTDEQHVKSVQGIFQKLYDKGDIYKSEYEGWYCTPCESFWTETQLKDGNLCPDCNRPAELAKEEAYFFRLSKYQDRLIKYFEEHPEICLPESRKNEMINNFLKPGLEDLAVSRTSFDWGIPVPFDEKHVIYVWIDALSNYITALGYGSDNKERYEKYWPANVHIMAKEIIRFHTIIWPAMLMALEEPLPQMVYGHGWIMFGDDKMSKSKGNIVYPEPLIERYGLDALKYFLLREFTFGYDGTYTNRAFVSRFNADLSNDLGNLVSRSITMIEKYNDGIIPEGNMAGEFDEDLKQVATSAAEKVEKAIDGLQFHEGLEEIWKVIRRVNKYIDETTPWILAKDEASKPRLDTVLYNLADSIRIISVLLKPFMEATTKKIWLQLGIGEGQDTSWEAASQFGKTPAGTKVVKGEVLFPRLDIEKEIEELENINKAYFQKINGIKEEKEVEEMVEIEAKEEITIDDFSKLELRAAKVLKAEKHPKADRLLVLQLQVGNETRQVVSGIAEHYKPKDMIGKSVILVANLKPVKLRGVESRGMILAGSHDGLLSLATLDKDMPAGTLIS; the protein is encoded by the coding sequence ATGAGTAAAGGAACCTATTATTTAACAACACCTATTTACTATCCCAGTGCCAAGCTTCATATAGGCCATACCTATACCACCGTAGCTGCTGATGCTCTGGCAAGATTCAAACGCTTTACAGGCTACGATGTACAGTTTTTAACAGGAACAGATGAGCATGGTGAAAAGATTCAAAAAGCTGCTGAAGGAAAGGGTATGAGCCCTAAGGCCTACGTAGACGAAATTGTAGATGACATTAAAAAAATATGGAAAAGCATGGACATATCCTATGACACCTTTATTAGGACAACCGATGAACAGCATGTAAAAAGTGTTCAGGGAATTTTTCAAAAGCTTTATGACAAGGGTGATATCTATAAAAGTGAATATGAAGGATGGTACTGTACCCCCTGTGAATCCTTTTGGACAGAGACCCAGCTAAAGGATGGGAATCTTTGTCCCGATTGTAACAGACCAGCTGAACTGGCAAAGGAGGAAGCCTATTTCTTTAGACTCTCTAAATATCAGGACAGATTAATCAAATATTTTGAAGAACATCCTGAAATTTGTTTACCAGAGTCCAGGAAAAATGAAATGATCAATAACTTTCTTAAGCCAGGCTTAGAAGATTTAGCTGTATCTAGAACCAGCTTTGACTGGGGCATTCCAGTACCCTTTGATGAAAAGCACGTTATTTATGTATGGATCGATGCTCTATCCAATTATATCACAGCCCTAGGCTACGGCTCCGATAACAAAGAAAGATATGAAAAGTATTGGCCCGCCAATGTTCATATTATGGCTAAAGAAATTATTAGGTTTCACACCATTATTTGGCCAGCCATGCTAATGGCTCTAGAGGAACCACTACCTCAAATGGTTTATGGTCATGGTTGGATTATGTTTGGTGATGACAAAATGTCAAAATCAAAAGGAAATATCGTTTATCCAGAGCCTCTGATAGAGAGGTACGGCCTTGATGCTTTAAAATACTTCCTATTAAGAGAATTTACCTTTGGCTATGATGGTACCTATACCAATAGGGCTTTTGTAAGCCGATTTAATGCTGACCTATCTAACGATCTAGGAAACCTTGTAAGCAGAAGTATTACCATGATCGAAAAATATAACGATGGCATCATTCCAGAGGGGAATATGGCTGGGGAATTTGATGAAGACCTAAAACAAGTAGCTACCTCAGCTGCTGAAAAAGTGGAGAAAGCCATAGATGGCCTTCAATTCCATGAAGGACTAGAAGAAATTTGGAAGGTAATCCGAAGAGTAAACAAATACATTGATGAAACCACCCCTTGGATTCTGGCAAAGGATGAAGCCAGTAAGCCAAGGTTGGATACAGTTCTTTATAATCTAGCCGACAGTATCCGCATTATCTCTGTTTTATTGAAGCCTTTTATGGAAGCAACTACAAAGAAAATATGGCTTCAATTAGGTATAGGTGAAGGTCAAGACACCTCTTGGGAAGCAGCCTCTCAATTTGGAAAAACCCCTGCTGGAACAAAGGTTGTCAAGGGGGAGGTTTTATTCCCAAGATTAGATATAGAAAAGGAAATCGAGGAGCTAGAAAACATAAATAAAGCCTATTTCCAAAAAATAAATGGTATTAAAGAAGAAAAAGAAGTAGAAGAGATGGTAGAAATAGAAGCCAAGGAAGAAATCACCATTGATGATTTTAGCAAGCTGGAGCTAAGGGCAGCCAAGGTACTTAAGGCAGAAAAACATCCAAAGGCGGATCGTCTATTGGTACTACAGCTACAGGTGGGCAACGAAACAAGACAGGTGGTTTCAGGGATAGCAGAGCACTATAAACCAAAGGATATGATAGGCAAGTCAGTTATTTTAGTGGCTAACCTAAAGCCCGTAAAGCTAAGGGGAGTAGAATCCAGAGGCATGATTTTAGCTGGATCCCATGATGGCCTCTTATCCTTAGCCACCCTAGACAAGGATATGCCGGCTGGAACACTAATAAGCTAA
- a CDS encoding TatD family hydrolase: protein MVFDSHAHLDDSRFDKDRDQIIKSAKENGVEYILNPGADLNTSIKAVNLAEKYDMIYAAVGVHPHDVKDMDENTLTIIKSLTNKEKVVAIGEIGLDFHYDHSPREDQRKWFRRQIELAKEVKLPIIVHDREAHQEVFDILQEYNAGELGCVMHCYSGNVELAKEYIKRGIYISLAGPITFKNAKKTYEVAREIPLEWLLIETDSPYLAPVPHRGKRNEPTYVRHVAGTIAEAKGISFEKVAQQTNENTRKLFNIK, encoded by the coding sequence ATGGTTTTTGATTCCCATGCCCATCTGGATGATAGTAGATTTGATAAAGATAGAGATCAGATCATTAAAAGTGCCAAAGAAAATGGTGTGGAATATATTTTAAATCCAGGGGCAGATCTCAACACCTCTATTAAAGCAGTGAATCTAGCAGAAAAATATGATATGATTTATGCTGCTGTAGGGGTCCATCCCCATGATGTAAAGGATATGGATGAAAACACCTTAACCATCATAAAGTCCTTGACTAACAAGGAAAAGGTTGTGGCCATAGGGGAGATAGGCCTGGACTTCCACTACGACCATTCCCCCAGAGAGGATCAAAGGAAGTGGTTTAGACGACAGATAGAATTGGCAAAGGAAGTAAAGCTGCCCATCATCGTCCATGATAGAGAAGCCCACCAAGAGGTTTTTGATATCCTACAGGAGTATAATGCAGGTGAATTAGGATGTGTGATGCATTGCTATTCTGGCAATGTAGAGCTGGCCAAGGAATACATAAAAAGGGGGATATACATCTCTCTAGCAGGACCTATAACCTTTAAAAATGCAAAGAAAACCTATGAAGTAGCTCGGGAAATTCCCCTAGAATGGCTGCTGATAGAGACGGACTCTCCCTATCTAGCACCGGTTCCCCATCGAGGAAAACGAAATGAGCCCACCTATGTTAGGCATGTGGCGGGCACCATTGCTGAGGCAAAGGGTATCTCCTTTGAAAAGGTGGCACAACAAACCAACGAAAACACCCGAAAGCTGTTCAATATAAAGTAG
- a CDS encoding S-layer homology domain-containing protein, with product MKKSQIAIVLSIILIFSMTMTAMADISATDVTRVEFVKVLLELGNIDVNKASTSSFTDVTNPQDIPYVETAVQRGIASGYRDHFYPNDIVTKEQAIAMVIKSFGELDVAEKVTPEMMKKHLAFKDGEFISSWAKPYVTYGVMKGIIDGDKEVYSPKSSLNLEELKELMRKAKPVFTREGMTASEMLEKVTEKIEKFDTMKYTLNMDMKSHVIDRVEGQEVFMTMDIILEGAIDQKNDQIHLVTTTTTKAGEEVVEAVVEMIMTEDMMYMKFPETEQWMAINIDPLMKELEAMLGTSMDKNTGISQQQMELFGMRASYLPEEKIDGEDYYVVAITVDQKAYRAAMDEILKNTMDLMVEMMGVGEVALEEKAEMEEAIKLMLHEMLTAMEMEVEYKYYIHQETKLMDKMEVDQAIHMKAGTVENHSVSKGVFRYYDFNEPVNIPTINPEDLMADQIL from the coding sequence ATGAAGAAATCCCAAATAGCCATAGTATTAAGTATCATACTAATTTTTTCTATGACCATGACAGCTATGGCAGATATCAGTGCCACAGATGTAACCCGTGTAGAATTTGTTAAAGTATTGTTGGAGTTAGGCAATATTGATGTAAACAAAGCCTCAACTTCTTCCTTTACGGATGTAACCAATCCCCAGGATATTCCTTATGTAGAAACCGCCGTTCAAAGAGGAATTGCTTCTGGTTATCGAGATCATTTTTATCCCAATGACATCGTAACAAAGGAACAGGCAATAGCTATGGTGATAAAAAGCTTTGGAGAATTAGATGTGGCAGAAAAGGTAACACCAGAGATGATGAAAAAACATCTGGCCTTTAAAGACGGAGAATTCATCTCCAGTTGGGCAAAGCCCTACGTTACCTATGGTGTGATGAAGGGAATCATAGACGGTGATAAGGAGGTCTATAGCCCCAAAAGCTCTTTGAATCTTGAAGAGTTAAAGGAATTGATGAGAAAGGCAAAGCCTGTCTTTACAAGGGAAGGTATGACCGCCAGTGAAATGCTTGAAAAGGTTACGGAAAAGATAGAGAAATTTGACACCATGAAATATACCTTGAATATGGATATGAAATCCCATGTAATTGATAGGGTAGAAGGCCAAGAGGTTTTTATGACCATGGATATTATCCTAGAGGGGGCCATCGATCAAAAAAATGACCAGATTCATTTAGTAACGACTACAACAACTAAAGCAGGAGAAGAGGTAGTAGAGGCTGTTGTAGAAATGATTATGACAGAGGATATGATGTATATGAAGTTTCCTGAGACTGAGCAATGGATGGCAATAAACATCGATCCCCTTATGAAGGAACTAGAGGCAATGCTGGGAACTAGTATGGATAAAAATACCGGTATATCTCAACAACAAATGGAGCTATTTGGTATGAGGGCATCCTATCTACCAGAAGAAAAGATTGATGGGGAAGACTATTATGTTGTGGCCATCACTGTAGATCAAAAGGCCTATAGGGCAGCTATGGATGAAATTCTAAAAAACACAATGGATCTTATGGTAGAAATGATGGGGGTTGGAGAAGTGGCCCTAGAGGAAAAGGCAGAGATGGAGGAAGCTATTAAATTAATGCTTCATGAAATGCTGACTGCAATGGAAATGGAGGTTGAGTACAAATACTATATTCACCAAGAAACAAAGCTGATGGATAAAATGGAGGTAGATCAGGCTATCCATATGAAGGCCGGCACTGTAGAAAACCACAGCGTAAGCAAGGGTGTATTTAGATATTATGACTTCAATGAACCAGTAAATATCCCCACCATCAATCCAGAGGATCTCATGGCAGATCAAATCCTTTAA
- a CDS encoding 3D domain-containing protein — METFNSSKDFLRGINKKVFIAVLSVAILMTTFSAMAIRKDVVLVCDGNEINITTFGGTVESLLNKQGIEIGEEDKVIPELHERVTDGDRIVIHRAFEIQLVDGNEETTIVTSRKTVEEALNSLYIELGQMDKVQPDLQSTLEPGDTIRITRILKETITENQEIPYQTTIKYNDDLDYGKTTRIQEGRSGVKEILLEVTYEDGLEVSREVIEEKIIQEATNEIVEKGTSRYLVTTRGDSRRYKDVIVMEASAYTAGYESTGKTPGDPYYGITRSGTKVRPGVVAVDPRVIPLGTKLYIESMDRTPSYGIASAEDTGGAIRGNKIDLFFESREDALRFGRRKVKVYILD; from the coding sequence ATGGAAACTTTTAATAGCAGTAAGGATTTTTTGAGGGGAATCAACAAAAAAGTCTTTATTGCTGTCTTGTCTGTAGCCATATTGATGACGACCTTTAGTGCCATGGCTATTAGAAAAGATGTAGTACTTGTCTGTGATGGAAACGAGATAAACATAACCACCTTTGGTGGAACAGTAGAAAGCCTATTAAACAAGCAGGGTATAGAAATTGGTGAAGAAGATAAGGTTATTCCTGAACTTCATGAAAGGGTTACCGACGGTGATAGAATCGTTATTCACAGGGCCTTTGAGATTCAGTTGGTTGATGGCAATGAAGAAACAACCATTGTTACATCAAGAAAGACAGTGGAGGAAGCACTGAACTCCCTATATATAGAATTAGGACAAATGGATAAGGTCCAACCAGACCTGCAATCAACCTTGGAACCTGGGGATACCATAAGAATAACTAGAATTTTAAAAGAAACTATTACAGAAAATCAAGAAATCCCCTACCAAACAACGATAAAATATAATGATGATTTAGACTATGGAAAAACCACAAGAATCCAAGAAGGTCGCTCCGGCGTGAAGGAAATCTTGCTGGAGGTTACTTACGAAGACGGTTTAGAGGTGTCTAGGGAAGTCATAGAAGAAAAAATAATCCAGGAAGCCACTAATGAAATCGTTGAAAAAGGAACATCTAGATATTTGGTAACTACAAGGGGGGATAGTAGAAGATATAAGGATGTCATCGTTATGGAGGCATCAGCCTATACTGCTGGCTATGAAAGTACAGGAAAAACCCCTGGAGACCCCTACTATGGTATAACTCGGAGTGGAACAAAGGTAAGACCTGGAGTTGTGGCTGTAGACCCTAGGGTTATACCCCTGGGAACCAAATTATATATAGAATCTATGGATAGAACACCAAGCTATGGTATAGCCAGTGCAGAGGATACAGGTGGTGCCATTAGAGGGAATAAAATTGACCTGTTTTTTGAAAGTCGTGAAGATGCCTTGCGTTTTGGAAGAAGGAAAGTAAAAGTATATATTTTGGATTAA
- the rnmV gene encoding ribonuclease M5: MIKEIIVVEGKDDVAAIKRAVDAELITTGGFALPPGVMERIKRAAEKRGVIIFTDPDFAGEKIRKTIAAQVPNCKHAFLPREKAMKNGDIGIENASPENILIALKNARSQTIEKRQEFTQRDLIINQLIGSEQAAVRRDHLGKLLGIGYGNAKQFLNRINNYGITREEWQKALKILGR; this comes from the coding sequence GTGATTAAGGAAATTATTGTGGTAGAAGGAAAAGATGACGTGGCAGCTATAAAAAGAGCAGTTGATGCAGAACTGATTACAACAGGAGGTTTTGCTTTGCCCCCTGGGGTAATGGAACGAATAAAAAGAGCAGCGGAAAAAAGAGGAGTCATTATTTTTACAGATCCTGATTTTGCAGGAGAAAAAATTAGAAAGACCATTGCAGCACAGGTTCCCAATTGTAAGCATGCTTTTCTCCCTAGAGAAAAAGCCATGAAGAACGGTGACATTGGCATTGAAAATGCCTCACCAGAAAACATTTTAATTGCATTAAAAAATGCCCGTAGTCAGACAATAGAAAAAAGGCAGGAGTTTACCCAGAGGGACTTAATCATAAATCAATTAATTGGAAGTGAACAAGCAGCTGTAAGACGGGACCATTTAGGAAAGCTACTAGGTATAGGCTATGGTAATGCAAAACAATTTTTAAACCGAATAAACAATTATGGTATCACACGGGAGGAATGGCAAAAGGCGTTAAAAATTTTAGGAAGGTAG
- the rsmA gene encoding 16S rRNA (adenine(1518)-N(6)/adenine(1519)-N(6))-dimethyltransferase RsmA: MDKIATPKKTKEIVQQYQFKFSKSLGQNFLIDENILNKIVEGADITKEDYVIEVGPGIGSLTQYIAERAKALTAIEIDKSLIPILQNTLQGYDNVEVIHEDVLKVDIKELIKEKFHGAKVKVIGNLPYYVTTPIIMRFLEEKVPMTSMTIMIQQEVAQRMEAKPSTKDYGALSVAVQYYCNPKILLKVPPSVFIPQPKVDSTVIRLDVLDKPKVHVEKEKLFFATVKDAFGKRRKTLLNALSTGSLGFDKDLVRQALGAAGIDEKRRGETLTIEEFATLANEFAARL; encoded by the coding sequence ATGGATAAAATTGCAACACCTAAAAAAACAAAGGAAATTGTTCAACAATATCAATTTAAGTTTTCTAAAAGCCTAGGCCAAAATTTTTTGATAGATGAAAATATATTAAACAAAATTGTTGAAGGCGCCGATATTACAAAGGAAGACTATGTGATAGAAGTGGGCCCTGGCATTGGAAGCCTAACACAATATATTGCTGAGAGGGCTAAAGCTTTAACAGCTATTGAAATAGATAAAAGCCTTATACCTATTTTACAAAACACTCTACAGGGTTACGACAATGTAGAGGTTATCCATGAGGATGTTTTAAAAGTAGATATAAAGGAACTTATAAAGGAAAAATTCCATGGAGCCAAGGTCAAGGTGATAGGCAATCTCCCCTATTACGTTACAACCCCTATCATTATGAGGTTTTTAGAGGAAAAAGTCCCCATGACCTCCATGACCATTATGATACAGCAGGAGGTAGCCCAACGGATGGAGGCAAAGCCCTCCACCAAGGATTATGGGGCCCTTTCTGTTGCGGTTCAATATTATTGCAATCCCAAAATACTATTGAAGGTACCACCCTCCGTATTTATACCTCAACCGAAGGTGGATTCCACGGTTATACGTTTAGATGTCCTAGATAAACCTAAGGTCCATGTAGAGAAGGAAAAGTTATTTTTTGCTACGGTGAAGGACGCTTTTGGAAAAAGGCGAAAAACCCTACTCAATGCTTTGAGTACAGGGAGTTTAGGCTTTGATAAGGACTTAGTCCGGCAGGCATTAGGGGCTGCTGGAATTGATGAAAAAAGACGAGGAGAAACCTTAACAATAGAAGAATTTGCAACCCTGGCCAACGAATTTGCAGCAAGGCTATAA
- a CDS encoding cell envelope integrity protein TolA, with amino-acid sequence MNIVKGGQTVKRRYRRYFVILEEEDKGYSISKSQGTKGYGKIEVRNDNGTLSLYCQNLKKLDEKKESYRLYLINTTDNLDPVIVDIGPIRIDTNGKGEVLWEFYAENVKGLKKTIEDFDTLAVVVENFQESQRVIAPLAGYIHKEKVNWRPILQKKVYGSSRNEAENTFEKPQVKPEQKSEPKQQSEPKQQSEPASKPKEKPIQKAPSQPLEKPTEEVKKEELKIKESEEQKGAPKEAIKVQEQTNKPKSTYSFEKDWDTVENKKEVQPLQKYVESTLKIFPRVEPFDNNLKNYQWWQIQYNAQTIYRSYMPFISHIEIMVNPYYYHYPYHYGSEYQKQLYGYQHHIFGIAYDEEKKAKYYVYGIPGKNNKGEQPYRGNTGFVYWHPSHYLQFKQEGFGYWLMHIDANTGKVVEPLKSTEASSRADDPI; translated from the coding sequence ATGAATATTGTAAAGGGGGGTCAGACGGTGAAAAGAAGATATAGAAGATATTTTGTCATATTAGAAGAAGAAGATAAGGGCTACAGCATATCAAAATCACAAGGAACAAAGGGATATGGCAAAATTGAAGTAAGGAACGACAACGGTACACTGTCTTTATATTGCCAGAACTTAAAAAAATTAGATGAAAAAAAGGAGAGCTATCGCCTATACCTTATCAATACAACAGATAACTTAGATCCTGTTATTGTAGATATCGGACCTATTAGGATAGACACCAATGGAAAAGGTGAAGTTTTATGGGAATTTTATGCAGAAAATGTAAAGGGATTAAAAAAGACAATAGAGGATTTTGACACCTTGGCGGTGGTAGTAGAAAACTTCCAAGAATCCCAAAGGGTTATAGCACCTTTGGCGGGTTATATACATAAGGAAAAGGTGAATTGGAGACCAATTCTTCAGAAAAAAGTTTATGGTTCCAGCAGAAATGAGGCGGAAAACACCTTTGAAAAACCACAGGTAAAGCCTGAACAAAAGTCAGAACCAAAACAACAATCAGAACCAAAACAACAATCAGAACCAGCATCAAAGCCAAAGGAAAAGCCGATTCAGAAGGCTCCATCACAACCTTTAGAAAAACCAACAGAAGAAGTCAAAAAAGAAGAGCTTAAAATAAAAGAGTCTGAAGAACAAAAAGGAGCCCCAAAGGAAGCTATAAAAGTCCAAGAACAAACAAATAAACCTAAAAGCACTTATAGCTTTGAAAAGGACTGGGATACTGTAGAAAACAAGAAGGAAGTCCAACCACTGCAAAAGTATGTGGAAAGTACCCTTAAGATCTTTCCAAGGGTAGAACCCTTTGATAACAATTTAAAGAACTATCAGTGGTGGCAAATCCAATATAATGCCCAGACCATTTATAGAAGCTATATGCCATTTATCTCTCATATTGAAATAATGGTAAATCCCTATTATTATCATTACCCCTATCATTACGGATCTGAATATCAAAAACAGCTTTATGGATATCAACATCATATTTTCGGTATTGCCTATGATGAAGAGAAAAAAGCTAAATATTATGTATATGGTATTCCTGGAAAAAACAACAAAGGGGAGCAGCCCTATAGAGGGAATACAGGTTTTGTTTACTGGCATCCATCCCATTACCTACAATTTAAGCAAGAGGGATTTGGATATTGGCTGATGCATATCGATGCCAACACAGGCAAGGTGGTAGAACCCTTAAAATCAACAGAGGCTTCATCGAGAGCAGATGATCCAATCTAA